The DNA sequence ttttatataaaaaacgaggaagacgaatatggtgtatttataacgataccaAACCCTATATCTTTatctacaagttatccataatagaattggatccaaattttaggccctttagtctaattcaattttaaatcctagtccttatctaattttaatcttttttattctattattcttttattaatcgaattctaaaaaattacgggatattacactGGTAGCTCATCGAGGAACACATCTTCATACTCTTTTACAACTGGATAATCCTCGATATGAGGTTCATCCTTCGATGTATCCTTCACGAAAGCAAGGTAGCCATCATAACCCTTTGATAAAAGTTTGCTCGCCTTTAGAGTAGAAATTAATTTAACCCCCCATTGGGCTGAGACCCTTGGTATACAAATTTTGGTTTATCTGCATCCCCAAATATCACCCTTTTTCCTTGACAATCAATTGTTGCACGATGTTCACTCAACCAATTCATGCCCAAAATAATGTCAAAGTCATGCATCTCCATCGGAAGCAAGTTAACCTTATAATTTATATCTCCAACAGTTATTAAACACTCTCGATATACATCAGAAATAACAACATAATTCCCCATCGGGGTAGAAATAGACATACATGGATATAATAATGAAGGTGCGACGCCAAGATGAGGAACAAACGATAAAGACACAATGGAATGGGTCGAACcagtatcaaataacacataagcaTCACATCTACTAACAAGAAGTGACCCTGAAACGGTACCTGAATTAGCTTTTGCCTGATTTTTCGTCAATACAAACACTCTGGCTATAGGATTCTGCTGACTGCCACTGTCACTACCACCGCCAGCTCCTCCTCCACCAGTGTTGCGTGATACTGTACAATCCTTTGCCCTATGGGACATGCTACCACACAAGAAATAAGTCTCGGTATGTCTGTAACAAGCTCTACCTGGATGATGTCCACCACATGTAGCACAAGGATCCATTGGAATCATATTGGGGTTTCCCCATACATTGAGTAACGGCTCTCCCCTTGTTGATGATTCTGCCACTGCCTAGGTTGCTTCTGTCGCTGAAAAtgctgattctgattctgacCAACATACTGATTCCGGCCATGGAATGACTAACCACCTCTATCCTGATTCTGTTCACGCCACTGTCCCTGTTGACCACT is a window from the Apium graveolens cultivar Ventura chromosome 1, ASM990537v1, whole genome shotgun sequence genome containing:
- the LOC141713166 gene encoding uncharacterized protein LOC141713166, whose translation is MDPCATCGGHHPGRACYRHTETYFLCGSMSHRAKDCTVSRNTGGGGAGGGSDSGSQQNPIARVFVLTKNQAKANSGTVSGSLLVSRCDAYVLFDTGSTHSIVSLSFVPHLGVAPSLLYPCMSISTPMGNYVVISDVYRECLITVGDINYKVNLLPMEMHDFDIILGMNWLSEHRATIDCQGKRVIFGDADKPKFDTSKDEPHIEDYPVVKEYEDVFLDELPV